In the Helianthus annuus cultivar XRQ/B chromosome 11, HanXRQr2.0-SUNRISE, whole genome shotgun sequence genome, one interval contains:
- the LOC110889148 gene encoding calcium-dependent protein kinase 1 — protein MGNTCVGPNISKNGFFQSVSAAMWRTPSEPPTPNGEQSSTHSKQPESPLPVHNKPPEPITIPKPEKKQEQPGKPKKGPQMKRVSSAGLRTDSVLQRKTGSLKEFFTLGKKLGQGQFGTTFLCTEKSTGQQYACKSIAKRKLLTDEDVEDVRREIQIMHHLAGHPNVIAIKGAYEDAIAVHVVMELCAGGELFDRIIQIGHYTEKKASELTRTIVGVVETCHSLGVMHRDLKPENFLLVDKKEDALLKTIDFGLSVFFKPGESFTDVVGSPYYVAPEVLRKRYGPEADVWSAGVIVYILLSGVPPFWAETEQGIFEQVLQGDLDFTSDPWPRISEGAKDLVRRMLVRDPKKRLTAHEVLCHPWVQVDGVAPDKPLDSAVLSRMKQFSAMNKLKKMALRVIAESLSEEEIAGLKQMFQMIDADNSGQITFEELKAGLKRVGANLKESEIYDLMQAADVDNSGTIDYGEFVAATLHLNKIEKEDHLFAAFSYFDKDGSGYITADELQQACDEFGINAPLEELIQDVDQDNDGRIDYNEFVAMMQGHTGTGPKKNIDNTFSPRFREAFKL, from the exons ATGGGGAATACTTGTGTTGGACCAAATATTTCGAAAAATGGATTTTTTCAATCGGTTTCAGCTGCAATGTGGCGAACCCCATCCGAACCACCTACCCCTAACGGAGAACAATCGTCAACTCATTCGAAACAACCCGAATCACCATTACCGGTTCATAACAAGCCGCCTGAACCGATAACGATTCCGAAACCCGAAAAGAAACAAGAACAACCCGGGAAGCCCAAAAAGGGTCCGCAAATGAAACGGGTATCAAGTGCTGGGCTTCGAACCGATTCAGTTTTACAACGAAAAACTGGTTCTTTGAAGGAGTTTTTCACTTTGGGGAAGAAATTAGGTcaagggcaatttggtacaaCTTTTCTTTGTACGGAAAAGTCAACGGGTCAACAATACGCTTGCAAATCGATTGCAAAACGAAAACTGTTGACCGACGAAGATGTTGAAGATGTGAGAAGAGAGATTCAAATAATGCATCATTTGGCGGGTCACCCGAATGTCATAGCGATAAAAGGGGCTTATGAGGATGCGATCGCGGTTCATGTTGTTATGGAGTTATGTGCGGGTGGCGAGCTTTTCGATAGGATTATTCAAATCGGACATTATACGGAGAAAAAGGCATCTGAGCTTACGAGAACGATTGTTGGTGTTGTGGAAACTTGTCATTCTTTAGGGGTTATGCATCGGGATTTAAAGCCCGAAAATTTCTTGCTTGTGGATAAGAAAGAAGATGCACTTTTGAAAACTATCGATTTTGGATTATCCGTTTTCTTTAAGCCAG GTGAATCGTTTACCGACGTGGTTGGCAGCCCGTATTACGTTGCACCAGAAGTTTTAAGAAAACGTTACGGTCCTGAAGCAGATGTTTGGAGTGCAGGAGTTATTGTTTACATCTTATTAAGTGGAGTACCTCCATTCTGGGCCG AAACGGAGCAAGGAATATTTGAACAAGTCCTGCAAGGCGATCTTGATTTCACATCTGATCCATGGCCAAGAATTTCCGAAGGAGCAAAAGATCTTGTAAGGAGGATGCTTGTGCGGGACCCGAAAAAAAGATTAACCGCTCATGAAGTCTTAT GCCATCCTTGGGTTCAAGTTGACGGTGTTGCCCCTGACAAGCCTCTTGATTCCGCAGTTCTAAGTCGAATGAAACAATTTTCAGCCATGAACAAGCTAAAGAAAATGGCTCTCAGG GTTATTGCAGAGAGCTTATCCGAAGAAGAAATAGCGGGGCTAAAACAAATGTTTCAAATGATCGATGCGGACAACAGTGGTCAAATTACTTTCGAGGAACTTAAGGCGGGATTAAAAAGAGTCGGTGCTAACCTTAAGGAATCAGAAATTTATGATCTCATGCAAGCA GCGGATGTAGATAATAGTGGAACAATTGATTACGGGGAATTTGTTGCTGCGACGTTGCATTtgaataaaattgaaaaagaggaTCATTTGTTTGCGGCGTTTTCGTACTTTGATAAAGACGGAAGTGGTTATATAACTGCGGATGAACTTCAACAAGCGTGTGATGAATTTGGCATTAACGCTCCCCTCGAAGAATTAATTCAAGATGTTGACCAAGATAAT GATGGACGCATAGATTACAATGAGTTTGTGGCCATGATGCAAGGACATACTGGTACTGGACCAAAAAAGAACATAGACAATACTTTCAGTCCAAGGTTCAGAGAAGCATTTAAGCTTTAA